A single window of Culicoides brevitarsis isolate CSIRO-B50_1 chromosome 3, AGI_CSIRO_Cbre_v1, whole genome shotgun sequence DNA harbors:
- the LOC134834103 gene encoding small ribosomal subunit protein uS11m, translating into MLATSVSLIKSKFVPSYLQTCFRAISTSQSLAKAEDRKQMMRSLPKPDEGIQGAETVDIDHVITKDSLFPDEDTPNRLFNGVPYKDTSICNIKVSKNNTIITVCDSKGKPNIIRSCGVEGFKHARKGTNIAAQATAITIAQKAYERGIKQVRVTISGMGPGRMSAIKGLTMGGLNVISVTDTTPVSWNPPRPRKVRRL; encoded by the exons aTGTTAGCGACCTCGGTCTCCCTGATCAAGTCAAAATTCGTGCCGTCGTACCTCCAAACATGCTTTCGGGCCATCAGCACTTCACAAAGTCTCGCAAAAGCTGAAGATCGGAAACAGATGATGCGGTCCCTGCCGAAGCCCGATGAGGGTATTCAAGGAGCTGAGACTGTTGACATCGATCATGTCATTACAAA ggaTTCGCTTTTCCCGGATGAGGACACGCCAAATCGCCTTTTTAATGGAGTTCCGTACAAAGATACGTCGATTTGCAATATAAAGGTGtcgaaaaataatacaattatCACCGTTTGTGATAGCAAAGGCAAGCCGAACATCATTAGGTCGTGTGGCGTTGAAGGATTTAAGCATGCGAGGAAGGGAACGAATATTGCGGCACAGGCGACGGCAATTACGATTGCTCAA aaaGCGTATGAACGTGGAATAAAGCAAGTTCGAGTGACGATTAGCGGAATGGGACCCGGAAGAATG tccgCTATCAAAGGTCTCACAATGGGAGGATTGAACGTAATTTCGGTAACGGACACCACTCCGGTATCTTGGAATCCACCGAGGCCCCGCAAAGTCCGTCGTTTGTAA
- the LOC134834102 gene encoding uncharacterized protein LOC134834102 — MQLSDISTKFTQETVDAIVCRSGGVKSTAWRFVGGFKKGDSYLSQVFRLQIDGQRENGEKFQVNTVIKSIPNNVGRRKTFRSDDFFRNEINFYEHVMKRCLQHQKQAAKVPENEFFDALPTCLASFSDGIADFIVLEDLGQYGFGTVSRQTGMDLRHCTFAMQLLGRFHAVSFAFRYQQPKEFQETLQFVEETYYADKFFNWYKNLQKDQIAISLDALAKEYPGTEIEAKGKAFITDNLYAKLVSMTHSTNEYSVICHGDCWTPNFLFKYGEDPTIPVCAKMIDFQLSRYASPALDISFFIYSCTTQELREKHYEDLLQAYHAGMTEQLRVVGLQAKEVFPYEALLEEMQQRACFGVGMGIESIPFSVLEDDEAGDMDAIEGDEAVDVTTVWILKPIKNKEGRQRLADMFKHAVQMGYI; from the exons ATGCAATTATCCGATATTTCGACGAAATTCACACAAGAAACGGTCGATGCGATTGTTTGTCGGAGCGGCGGCGTGAAAAGCACGGCTTGGCGATTCGTTGGCGGCTTCAAAAAGG GAGACTCGTACTTGAGTCAAGTGTTTCGACTGCAAATCGATGGGCAACGTGAAAACGGCGAGAAATTTCAAGTTAATACCGTGATAAAATCCATTCCAAATAACGTGGGACGGCGCAAGACCTTCCGCAGTGACGACTTTTTCCGCaacgaaatcaatttttacgagCATGTCATGAAACGGTGCTTGCAGCATCAGAAACAGGCAGCAAAAGTACcggaaaatgaatttttcgacgCCCTTCCAACGTGTCTGGCCTCCTTTTCGGATGGCATTGCCGATTTTATCGTGCTGGAGGACTTGGGACAGTACGGATTTGGTACGGTGAGTCGTCAGACCGGCATGGATTTGCGCCATTGTACGTTCGCGATGCAGCTACTCGGAAGATTTCATGCCGTTTCGTTTGCTTTTCGTTATCAGCAACCGAAGGAGTTTCAAGAGACTTTGCAATTTGTTGAA GAAACTTATTACgccgataaatttttcaattggtACAAAAACCTCCAAAAAGACCAAATCGCCATTTCCTTGGATGCCTTAGCGAAAGAGTATCCCGGCACGGAAATCGAAGCCAAAGGCAAGGCCTTCATCACCGACAACTTGTATGCGAAACTCGTTTCCATGACACACAGCACCAACGAGTATTCCGTTATTTGTCACGGCGACTGTTGGACTCctaattttctctttaaatacGGCGAAGATCCAACTATTCCTGTTTGTGCCAAAATGATAGATTTCCAGCTCTCACGTTATGCAAGTCCCGCTTTGGATATTTCCTTTTTCATCTATTCCTGTACGACGCAAGAGCTCAGGGAGAAGCACTACGAGGACCTTTTGCAAGCGTATCATGCGGGCATGACGGAACAATTGCGAGTCGTGGGATTGCAAGCCAAAGAAGTCTTTCCGTATGAAGCGTTGCTTGAAGAGATGCAGCAAAGGGCTTGTTTTGGGGTCGGGATGGGCATTGAATCGATTCCGTTTAGTGTGTTGGAAGACGATGAAGCGGGCGATATGGATGCCATTGAGGGAGATGAAGCTGTTGATGTGACGACAGTTTGGATCTTGAAGCCGATCAAGAACAAAGAAGGGCGTCAACGGTTGGCAGACATGTTCAAACATGCGGTGCAAATGGGATACATTTAG
- the LOC134833702 gene encoding M-phase phosphoprotein 6 → MSKKLSKSVLQMKFMKRTREKVEQEEEEEQGRAMYSSEITEKMLHGNSNIFIEPSYVICEGLIECGRFSFGGMDKDIERLMELEAQAKLALKEEDTREKQKEMTKDVNDEDMIKYYNSLMDTVGNKFNKHKRRRGNNGERFMKPNTSNERL, encoded by the exons atgagcaaaaaactgtcaaaaagtgTCCTGCAgatgaaattcatgaaaagaaCTCGAGAAAAAGTCGAACAAGAGGAAGAAGAGGAacaag gtcgaGCGATGTATTCGTCAGAAATCACGGAAAAAATGCTTCATGGCAACTCAAATATCTTCATCGAGCCGAGTTACGTGATTTGCGAAGGTCTCATCGAGTGCGGAAGGTTCAGTTTCGGAGGCATGGACAAAGATATCGAACGTTTAATGGAATTGGAGGCTCAAGCAAAGCTCGCGTTGAAGGAAGAAGACACCCGAGAGAAGCAAAAAGAGATGACAAAAGACGTAAATGACGAGGATATGATCAAATATTACAATTCCTTAATGGATACCGTgggaaataaattcaataaacacAAAAGACGTCGAGGGAACAACGGAGAACGATTTATGAAACCAAACACGAGCAACGAAagactataa